The genomic interval GATACATCAAACATAATATTTGCAAAATGAAGGTATAATATGCATAAAAAAGCGACTACAGTGGCTATTTTAGTTAGTAGTTCGTTGTTAGTAGCATTTGATTTAGTTCTTAAAAAAGATATACAAAAAATGAGCTGGATATATCCAGCTCCTACATTAGTTCTATTATCACCCTAATACTCTATTGCTCTAATCTATAATCCATATATTCTTTCTGCCAAAGACGAACATCGAATGACGAATAGCCACTTTCTCGTCTTCTTTTACGTCACCTCATAAGCAGTACGTCTTTTCAGGAACAACGAACCGGGTTCATCGTTCCAGCCAAATATACTTCTCAGTCATCTCAATATCTTCAGGCTTATCTACATCATTACCTATTTCTGCATAATCGCTTATAATTGCCTTTGGTTGTATCCCTAATAATTCTGATACTCTTTGCTCAGCTGTTTTTATACTTACTTTACCTGTTGAAAACTTCAATAAAAATTTAAATCCAAGTACTCTACTCATCTTCAATGGATTTTTTCTATATTCTATCATTTTTTTTGCTACATCTATTGTACTATCTACTATACTAGGATTAACTATAAACATATTTCCACCAGTAAATAGACCTTCCTTTAATCTAGCATAAGTCCTCTTAGCATCAGGATATTTTTGAACACATATATTTTTATTTATTATAGGATAATACAAGTCCGCATCAGTTTCTAATGACCTATCTACAAAATCCTTTACTGCCTCTCCTGTAAGTAAAGGTATATCACTAGTAGTTATCATCACTTTATTATCACTCTTAAAATAATTTAATCCAACAATAATGTTATCTAAAATAGAATCTCTGCATTTAATAATCTTATCTACATATTTTAAATCAATGTTTTCAAAATCCTTTGGCTCACCAACTACTACTATCTGGTCTACTACTTTCGAATGCTTTAAGGCATCAATAACATATGAAATCATAGGTTTCCCCTTTATATTTACAAGCGCCTTATTCATTTTATTTTGTAATTTTATATTAGACCTTCCAGCCAGAACTATTGTATTTATCATTTCTTATTATTCCCCCGAATCTTTTCTATCTAATAATCCTTTTACCTCTTTTACTATATAATTTTCAGCGTTCTCTATATGCTGTTGTGCATACATCCTAGCTTTTTCTACGTCTCTATTAGATAATGCATCAATAATTTTCTGATGCTCTTCAATAAGTGATTCAGATTTATTATATTCAGTGATATAAGTCACTCTAAATCTCTGTATTTGGTCTTTTAAACCTTCTGCTATACATATAAGCTTTTCATTTCTTGTAGCTTTAAAAATAATGTCATGAATCTCAGCATCTTTTTTTATCATCATTTTAATATCACCATTTCTTAAGGCTTCATTAAACTCTTCTGACCTTTTTTTCAAGTTTTTTAACTCTTCTTGTGTCATTCTTTCAGCTGCTAATGAAGCTGCAAGTCCTTCAAGGGATGCTCTTATCTCTAGGATGTTCATTATGTCTTTTAATGATACATCTGCTACATATGCTCCTTTTCTCGGCATCATAATTACTAATCCTTCTAGCTCTAACTTTCTTATAGCTTCCCTTACAGGCGTTCTACTTACTCCTAACTTATCTGCAAGCTGTACCTCCATAAGTCGTTCCCCTGGCTTTAACTGACCTTCTATTATTGCTGACTTTAATGTTTCAAAAACTACATCCCTAAGGGGCTTATAATCATGTAATTTAAGATTAGTTAAATCCTGTGACATATAAATTCCTCCTTAAAGTGTCTTTACCACATGTACTGTATCTATATGCTTACTTAATTCAGCTTTACATTTTATTGCATCATCTTCATTTTTAAATATACCAAAAACTGTAGGTCCACTACCAGACATCAAGCTTCCTAAAGCTCCATATTGAATCATCTTATCTTTTATTTCTTTAATTATCGGATATTCTTTAATTGTTACAGTTTCTAATACGTTACCCATATTAGTAGCTAACGATTCTAAATTATTCTCTTCTATATACCTTATTATATCATTTGTATTTGGCCTAAAATCTATTTTGTTTAATTCCAAGTTTTTGTAAACATATGCTGTTGAAACAGATATGCTAGGTTTAGCTAATAAAATTAATTTATCTGAAAAGCTACTAAGCTTAGTAAGTTTTTCTCCAATACCTTCAGCAAGTGCTGTTCCTCCCATTATACAAAAGGGCACATCTGCTCCTATTTGTGCAGCAAGCTCCATGAGCTCTTTCTGTGAGATATTTAAACTCCATAATTCATTTAGTCCCTTTAATACAGCGGCGGCGTTTGAACTACCACCTGCTAATCCTGCAGCTACAGGAATATTTTTATCGATTTTTATATATACACCTTTATCTATATTATATCTGTTAGATAAGAGCTTCCAAGCTTTATATACAAGATTGGTAGAATCAGTAGGTACTTGAGGATGATTAGTTTCT from Caldisalinibacter kiritimatiensis carries:
- the ispE gene encoding 4-(cytidine 5'-diphospho)-2-C-methyl-D-erythritol kinase: MAEIKIESFAKINLCLDVLKRREDGYHEIKTVMQQIDLKDIITLKDNEDKVIIETNHPQVPTDSTNLVYKAWKLLSNRYNIDKGVYIKIDKNIPVAAGLAGGSSNAAAVLKGLNELWSLNISQKELMELAAQIGADVPFCIMGGTALAEGIGEKLTKLSSFSDKLILLAKPSISVSTAYVYKNLELNKIDFRPNTNDIIRYIEENNLESLATNMGNVLETVTIKEYPIIKEIKDKMIQYGALGSLMSGSGPTVFGIFKNEDDAIKCKAELSKHIDTVHVVKTL
- a CDS encoding nucleotidyltransferase family protein, with amino-acid sequence MINTIVLAGRSNIKLQNKMNKALVNIKGKPMISYVIDALKHSKVVDQIVVVGEPKDFENIDLKYVDKIIKCRDSILDNIIVGLNYFKSDNKVMITTSDIPLLTGEAVKDFVDRSLETDADLYYPIINKNICVQKYPDAKRTYARLKEGLFTGGNMFIVNPSIVDSTIDVAKKMIEYRKNPLKMSRVLGFKFLLKFSTGKVSIKTAEQRVSELLGIQPKAIISDYAEIGNDVDKPEDIEMTEKYIWLER
- a CDS encoding GntR family transcriptional regulator, with the translated sequence MSQDLTNLKLHDYKPLRDVVFETLKSAIIEGQLKPGERLMEVQLADKLGVSRTPVREAIRKLELEGLVIMMPRKGAYVADVSLKDIMNILEIRASLEGLAASLAAERMTQEELKNLKKRSEEFNEALRNGDIKMMIKKDAEIHDIIFKATRNEKLICIAEGLKDQIQRFRVTYITEYNKSESLIEEHQKIIDALSNRDVEKARMYAQQHIENAENYIVKEVKGLLDRKDSGE